In Fragaria vesca subsp. vesca unplaced genomic scaffold, FraVesHawaii_1.0 scf0513160_u, whole genome shotgun sequence, a single window of DNA contains:
- the LOC101302721 gene encoding histone-lysine N-methyltransferase, H3 lysine-9 specific SUVH4-like has translation MKLGRHKVDFDEAGNCESEELENAKVESEEDKDCEGENKSVSVKERDMSVYAPSGARIDDQGKSYVAKLKETLRRFNLHYLHFVQEEEKRCTKLENESECRDDLKKPSNGADKKAVSENGSGSLGVLKKQSKRPDLKAISQMLINKEILYPEKTVGHLPGIEVGQQFFSRAEMVVVGFHSHWLNGIDIIGKSKGKDKFKGYTLPIAVAIVLSGQYEDDVDNSDEIVYTGQGGNDLLGNKRQIQDQVMRAGNLALKNNMEQFIPVRVIRGHKCDTSYTKKVYTYDGLYQVHHYWAEKGVAGFTVFKYRLKRLPGQPKLISNQVLYTNGKGSKAQSELPGLVCKDICNGLENIEVPVTNIVDIPPVAPEGLTYITTTEVAKSVCIPPRARGCDCEGNCTNSRTCSCAQLNGGDFPYVSRDGGRLVEAKAVVFECGPQCGCGPNCVNRTSQRGLKYRLEVFRTHDKGWAVRSWDFIPSGAPVCEYIAVLRRNDEIDNISEKENEYVFEIDCWQTMNGIGRREKRMGTVAIPNSDAISESDPEYCYDAGSRGNVARYINHSCEPNLFVQCVLREHHDVSLARIVLFAADNIPPLQELSYDYGYELNSVVGPDGEIKKLFCRCGAAGCRKRLY, from the exons ATGAAATTGGGAAGACACAAAGTCGATTTTGATGAAGCTGGAAATTGTGAATCTGAAGAATTGGAGAATGCTAAAGTTGAATCTGAAGAGGATAAGGATTGTGAGGGTGAGAACAAGAGTGTGAGTGTGAAGGAGCGTGATATGAGTGTGTATGCTCCTTCGGGAGCTAGAATCGATGACCAAGGCAAAAGCTATGTTGCGAAATTGAAAGAGACCCTCCGACGTTTCAATCTGCATTACCTTCACTTTGTTCAG gaagaggagaagagatgCACGAAGCTGGAG AATGAGAGTGAATGCCGTGACGATCTAAAGAAACCCTCCAATGGAGCTGATAAGAAGGCAGTTTCCGAG AATGGGAGTGGAAGTCTTGGTGTTCTTAAGAAGCAGTCCAAGAGACCTGATCTTAAGGCAATTTCACAG ATGTTGATCAACAAAGAAATTCTATACCCTGAAAAAACAGTTGGTCATCTACCGG GTATTGAAGTCGGGCAACAGTTTTTCTCTCGAGCCGAAATGGTGGTTGTAGGGTTTCATAGCCACTGGTTGAATGGAATTGATATCATTGGAAAATCTAAAGGAAAG GACAAATTTAAAGGCTATACCTTACCAATTGCAGTAGCGATTGTGTTGTCCGGTCAATATGAAGATGATGTTGATAACTCAGATGAAATTGTGTACACTGGCCAAGGTGGAAATGACTTACTTGGTAATAAACGTCAAATCCAAGATCAAGTAATGCGTGCGGGTAATTTGGCTCTTAAG AATAATATGGAGCAGTTCATTCCCGTCAGAGTCATCCGTGGTCATAAATGTGACACTAGCTATACTAAGAAAGTTTATACATATGATGGATTGTACCAG GTTCACCATTATTGGGCAGAGAAGGGTGTAGCTGGGTTTACCGTATTTAAGTACCGTTTGAAGCGACTTCCAGGTCAACCTAAATTGATCAGTAATCAG GTTTTATATACTAATGGGAAAGGGTCTAAAGCTCAGTCTGAATTACCTGG GTTGGTGTGCAAGGACATTTGCAATGGTCTAGAAAATATAGAAGTTCCAGTTACCAATATAGTTGATATACCTCCTGTAGCGCCCGAAG GCCTTACATATATCACAACTACTGAAGTTGCTAAGAGTGTATGCATTCCACCACGTGCTCGTGGGTGTGATTGTGAGGGAAACTGTACTAATTCAAGGACTTGTTCCTGCGCTCAACTCAACGGTGGTGACTTCCCTTACGTTAGCAGAGATGGTGGAAG ATTGGTTGAAGCAAAGGCTGTTGTGTTTGAGTGCGGTCCACAATGTGGCTGTGGACCAAATTGTGTGAATCGCACATCTCAACGAGGATTGAAATATCGACTTGAG GTATTTCGGACACATGACAAAGGCTGGGCTGTTAGATCTTGGGACTTTATTCCTTCTGGTGCACCAGTATGTGAATACATTGCAGTTCTTAGGAGGAATGATGAAATAGACAATATctcagagaaagaaaatgagtatgtatttgaaattgattgCTGGCAGACGATGAATGGAATTGGGAGAAGAGAG AAACGAATGGGGACTGTGGCTATTCCAAATAGTGATGCCATATCAGAAAGTGATCCCGAGTATTGCTATGATGCGGGTTCACGTGGCAATGTAGCTAGATATATCAATCATAGTTGTGAGCCAAACCTCTTTGTACAGTGTGTTTTGAGGGAGCATCATGATGTTAGTCTTGCTAGAATTGTGCTATTCGCTGCAGATAACATACCTCCATTGCAG GAACTTTCATATGACTATGGATATGAACTCAACAGCGTGGTTGGTCCTGATGGAGAAATAAAGAAGTTATTTTGCCGTTGTGGTGCAGCCGGCTGTAGAAAGCGTTTGTACTAG
- the LOC101303005 gene encoding protein MEI2-like 4-like, whose translation MGTQYESSLFSSSLSELFSMKLRLSSNNAQYGQSVDSVASNYEEEDVFESLEEMEAQTIGNLLPNDDELLSGVTDGLEYNVPLTAGDDTEELDIFSSSGGMDLGDDGLSAGLNNVDRPGGVSNGLQCNGSLLGEHPHGEHPSRTLFVRNINSNIEDSELRTLFEQYGDIRTLYTACKHRGFVMISYYDIRAARNAMKALQNKPLRRRKLDIHYSIPKDNPSEKDVNQGILVVFNLDSSVSNDELRELFGVYGEIKEIRETPNRIHHKFIEFYDVRAAESALNALNMSDIAGKRIKLEPSRPGGAKRSSGLEQDDCGLYLQQSSPPSNSVTGFSGAVTSSGTDNGSVMAVHSAAPSFENMFHHGISSSVPNSLSSVMRVESAVSQSGFNESIHSASPLKFDIHGSPAFHPHSLPEYHNGSPNCANCGSTGSVSASINVRQPERIDNRHFPRVSSGHSLELNDSVFGSSGNVNGPNPGHHYAWNNSFQPQGPGMMWSNSPSYANGISAAHSPQRMHGLPRAPSHMLNPAMPINNHHVGSALGPNSIWDQRQAYAGESPDASGFHPGSLGNMRMPNKSPHSLDYVSHNMFPHVNGNGMDLSVPHKNVGLQAHHQRCMMYPGRSQMGPVMNSFDQPTERPRNRRNEGSSNQDNKKQFELDIDRIMRGDDTRTTLMIKNIPNKYTSKMLLAAIDERHRGTYDFIYLPIDFKNKCNVGYAFINMTDPRQIVPFYQSFNGKKWEKFNSEKVASLAYARIQGKSALIAHFQNSSLMNEDKRCRPILFNTDGPNAGDQVPFPMGVNVRTRPGKSRTTTNEENNGGSPPNSGDGEHSWNGGSSAGSKDAD comes from the exons ATGGGAACACAGTATGAGAGTAGCCTTTTCTCGAGTTCATTATCTGAATTGTTTAGTATGAAGT TGAGACTATCGTCAAACAATGCACAATATGGGCAGTCAGTTGATAGTGTTGCCTCAAACtatgaggaagaggatgtttTTGAATCCCTTGAAGAAATGGAGGCCCAAACCATTGGAAACCTTCTCCCCAATGACGATGAGTTGCTTTCTGGAGTTACCGATGGGCTTGAATATAATGTTCCACTCACTGCAGGTGATGATACTGAGGAGTTAGATATTTTTAGCAGCAGTGGAGGGATGGATTTGGGAGACGATGGTTTGTCAGCTGGACTGAACAATGTTGATCGCCCTGGAGGAGTTTCTAATGGCCTGCAATGCAATGGTTCATTACTGGGAGAACACCCTCATGGTGAACACCCTTCGAGGACATTGTTTGTGAGAAATATAAATAGTAACATTGAAGACTCGGAGTTGAGAACCCTGTTTGAG CAATATGGAGACATTCGGACTCTTTATACAGCCTGCAAACATCGTGGGTTTGTCATGATATCATATTATGATATCAGAGCAGCCCGGAATGCGATGAAAGCACTCCAGAACAAACCCTTGAGGCGCCGGAAGCTTGATATTCACTACTCAATTCCAAAG GACAATCCTTCTGAGAAAGATGTTAATCAGGGCATTCTTGTGGTATTCAACCTTGATTCTTCTGTTTCTAATGACGAACTTCGTGAGCTTTTTGGTGTCTACGGTGAAATCAAAGAG ATCCGTGAAACACCAAATAGAATTCATCACAAGTTTATCGAATTTTATGATGTTAGAGCTGCAGAATCTGCTCTTAATGCCCTGAACATGAGTGATATAGCCGGGAAGAGAATAAAGCTTGAGCCAAGTCGTCCTGGAGGTGCAAAAAGGAG CTCGGGGTTAGAGCAGGATGATTGTGGCCTTTATTTGCAGCAGAGTAGCCCTCCTAGTAATTCTGTTACTGGTTTCTCTG GTGCAGTTACATCCTCTGGCACAGATAATGGATCTGTTATGGCTGTACACTCTGCAGCTCCGTCTTTTGAGAACATGTTCCATCATGGGATCTCATCTAGTGTACCCAACAGCCTATCATCTGTAATGAGAGTTGAGTCAGCAGTCAGTCAGTCTGGCTTTAATGAGTCCATTCATTCAGCAAGCCCGCTGAAATTTGACATCCACGGCTCACCAGCTTTTCATCCTCATTCACTTCCAGAGTATCACAATGGTTCCCCTAATTGTGCCAACTGCGGTTCAACAGGCAGTGTATCTGCAAGTATCAATGTCAGACAACCAGAAAGAATTGATAACAGGCACTTCCCCAGAGTCTCTAGTGGGCACTCACTTGAACTTAATGATAGTG TTTTTGGATCGTCGGGTAATGTGAACGGCCCTAATCCTGGACATCATTATGCATGGAACAATTCCTTTCAGCCTCAGGGTCCAGGTATGATGTGGTCAAATTCACCATCATATGCTAATGGAATCTCGGCAGCTCATTCCCCACAGCGGATGCATGGACTTCCTAGAGCACCATCTCATATGTTAAACCCAGCAATGCCCATAAATAACCATCATGTGGGTTCAGCCCTAGGGCCTAACTCAATCTGGGACCAGAGACAAGCATATGCAGGGGAATCCCCCGATGCATCTGGATTTCATCCAGGCTCTCTTGGGAATATGAGAATGCCAAATAAATCACCGCATTCGTTGGACTATGTTTCTCATAACATGTTTCCTCATGTTAATGGAAACGGCATGGACCTATCAGTTCCCCACAAAAATGTAGGACTCCAGGCTCATCATCAAAGGTGCATGATGTATCCTGGAAGAAGCCAGATGGGTCCTGTTATGAATTCATTTGATCAACCTACTGAACGTCCAAGAAATCGTAGAAATGAAGGCAGCTCAAATCAGGATAACAAGAAACAGTTCGAACTTGATATTGACCGCATCATGCGAGGGGATGACACCAGAACAACGCTTATGATAAAGAATATTCCCAACAA GTATACCTCAAAGATGCTATTGGCTGCAATTGATGAGCGCCATCGTGGAACATATGATTTCATCTATCTGCCAATTGATTTTAAG AACAAATGCAATGTGGGGTATGCATTCATCAATATGACTGATCCCAGACAGATTGTTCCATTTTATCAG TCATTCAATGGGAAGAAATGGGAGAAGTTTAATAGTGAGAAGGTGGCATCACTTGCGTATGCTCGAATTCAAGGCAAATCTGCTCTGATTGCACATTTTCAGAACTCAAGCCTGATGAATGAGGACAAGCGATGCCGTCCAATTCTCTTCAACACTGATGGCCCCAATGCAGGTGATCAG GTGCCCTTCCCGATGGGTGTTAATGTTCGTACGAGACCTGGAAAGTCTCGAACAACCACCAATGAGGAGAACAATGGAGGGAGTCCACCAAACTCAGGAGATGGGGAACATTCTTGGAATGGAGGTTCATCTGCAGGTTCTAAGGACGCGGACTAA